One Saprospiraceae bacterium genomic region harbors:
- a CDS encoding tetratricopeptide repeat protein has product MFYFENNIDIQRAAELMQLAINENPNHLGMLYRQALILERTGDIDQAIEAAEKSLKLAQSAGEELKEEYINLNTTLLKRLRK; this is encoded by the coding sequence ATGTTCTATTTTGAAAATAATATCGATATTCAACGTGCCGCTGAATTGATGCAACTCGCTATAAATGAAAATCCAAACCACCTGGGAATGCTCTACCGCCAGGCACTGATTTTGGAACGGACAGGAGATATAGATCAAGCAATTGAAGCTGCAGAAAAATCCTTGAAACTAGCGCAATCAGCGGGAGAAGAATTAAAAGAAGAGTATATCAATCTAAATACGACTTTACTTAAACGTTTGCGAAAATAA
- a CDS encoding helix-turn-helix transcriptional regulator, producing MKHQVLGLNLAELRKAKGLTQEDLVAKCNINVRTLQRIEAGEVIPRSYTLQAILTVLEVDYSNFISQYKISSKNQYESEFKMTQHSFKSILRKYSFLIYILLLLVFSFLLKFGMAWYFYILPVLIIYLVNTTEPETT from the coding sequence ATGAAACATCAAGTTTTAGGTTTAAATTTAGCTGAGTTAAGAAAAGCAAAAGGGTTGACTCAGGAAGACTTAGTCGCTAAATGCAATATCAATGTAAGGACTTTGCAAAGGATTGAAGCAGGGGAAGTAATTCCTCGAAGCTACACTTTGCAAGCCATATTGACTGTGTTAGAAGTGGACTATTCGAACTTTATCAGTCAATATAAAATAAGTTCGAAAAATCAATATGAATCTGAATTCAAAATGACACAACATTCTTTCAAAAGTATTCTTAGGAAATATAGTTTTTTAATTTACATTCTTTTACTTCTCGTGTTTAGCTTTCTGCTAAAATTTGGTATGGCATGGTATTTTTATATTCTACCCGTTTTGATTATTTATCTGGTCAATACGACTGAACCGGAAACTACCTAG
- a CDS encoding DUF2911 domain-containing protein codes for MKYIFNCFLCMLLSVVCTTPYLSAQTLFELPSTNSRAIINQQVASTHVKVEYNRPNTKGRKIFGGLVPLGKIWRTGSDASTKLYFSTPVSLNNQALDSGTYELFTIPNVQEWTIILQKSKSQWGSYSYKIENDALRFFARPEKMEKHCETFTINFENISSNSAEISLNWEKQECPYKLPLTCLKQLFPNWKKVYWLKVESPISKPPCSILKIISIFNVPLN; via the coding sequence ATGAAATATATATTTAATTGTTTCCTCTGCATGCTTCTTTCGGTGGTCTGTACTACACCATATTTGTCTGCACAGACTTTGTTTGAATTGCCATCTACCAATTCGCGAGCGATCATCAACCAACAAGTTGCATCTACCCATGTTAAAGTAGAATACAACCGGCCCAATACAAAAGGACGAAAAATATTTGGAGGTTTAGTCCCTTTAGGTAAAATTTGGCGCACCGGATCCGACGCAAGCACTAAGTTATATTTTTCAACTCCGGTATCCTTAAATAATCAAGCTCTGGATTCAGGTACTTACGAGTTATTCACCATTCCAAACGTTCAGGAATGGACGATCATTCTGCAAAAAAGCAAATCACAATGGGGATCATATTCTTACAAAATAGAAAATGATGCGTTGCGATTTTTTGCAAGGCCAGAAAAAATGGAGAAACACTGTGAGACATTTACCATAAACTTTGAGAATATAAGTTCGAATTCTGCCGAAATATCTTTAAACTGGGAAAAACAAGAGTGCCCATACAAATTACCATTGACCTGCTTAAAACAGTTGTTCCCAAATTGGAAGAAAGTTTATTGGTTGAAGGTCGAAAGCCCTATTTCAAAGCCGCCATGTTCTATTTTGAAAATAATATCGATATTCAACGTGCCGCTGAATTGA
- the blaOXA gene encoding class D beta-lactamase: MTIVKQTLFLLTLSVFGHTNCKHKQKSEIRNDFKKYYDQFHVEGSFVLYDPQADQYVFYNQGQYEQVFSPASTFKICNSLIGLETGVIKDEHFVIQWDSVVRNPVWDKDHDLKTAFANSTVWYYQELARRVGREKIKYWLDKVNYGNADTSGGIDQFWLTGGLSISPKQQINFLKRLHDNQLPFSRRSVDIVKNIMITKDTLDYVIRGKTGWGGHGNKDLGWYIGYIEKKDHVYYFTNCIQIESPFLNDVNRAISFDNARTEIVSKIFDELKLLQKVNYQEGGITNHK, translated from the coding sequence ATGACGATAGTAAAACAGACCCTATTCCTATTGACTTTATCCGTCTTCGGACATACTAACTGTAAGCACAAACAGAAGTCTGAAATTCGCAATGACTTTAAAAAGTATTATGACCAGTTCCATGTTGAAGGTTCTTTTGTGCTTTACGACCCGCAAGCAGACCAGTATGTTTTTTACAACCAAGGCCAATACGAACAGGTTTTTTCACCTGCTTCAACATTTAAAATTTGTAATTCACTTATCGGACTGGAGACTGGAGTCATAAAAGACGAGCACTTTGTGATTCAATGGGATAGTGTAGTAAGAAATCCAGTCTGGGATAAAGACCACGACCTGAAGACAGCATTCGCGAATTCTACCGTTTGGTATTATCAAGAGCTTGCAAGACGTGTTGGTAGAGAAAAGATAAAATACTGGCTTGACAAAGTTAACTATGGCAATGCAGACACCTCTGGTGGCATTGACCAGTTTTGGTTAACCGGTGGACTGTCTATTTCTCCGAAACAACAAATTAACTTTCTGAAACGGCTACATGATAATCAACTTCCTTTTTCCAGACGTTCGGTTGATATTGTTAAAAACATAATGATTACAAAAGATACATTAGATTACGTTATAAGAGGTAAAACTGGTTGGGGCGGACATGGCAACAAAGACCTTGGTTGGTATATTGGCTATATAGAAAAAAAAGACCATGTTTATTATTTTACTAATTGTATCCAAATAGAAAGCCCGTTTTTAAATGATGTGAATCGTGCAATTAGTTTTGACAACGCCAGGACAGAAATTGTTTCTAAAATATTTGACGAACTCAAATTGCTTCAGAAAGTGAATTATCAGGAAGGCGGCATAACGAATCATAAATAA
- a CDS encoding VOC family protein, producing the protein MNMNFHTASPILRVTKLENSLDYYQYKLGFSVDWVHKNNFASVTRGKANILLCEGDQGQGKAWIYIGVGDTEQLFQEYKRSGAFIRQEPTNFFWAMEMQVEDIDGNVIRFGSDPKKNEPYGPWLDMDGKIWK; encoded by the coding sequence ATGAATATGAATTTTCATACTGCATCCCCTATTTTGCGGGTAACTAAGCTTGAAAACAGTCTTGATTATTATCAATATAAATTAGGTTTTTCAGTAGATTGGGTACATAAAAATAATTTTGCTTCAGTAACCAGAGGTAAAGCAAATATTTTGCTTTGCGAAGGCGATCAAGGACAAGGAAAAGCCTGGATATATATTGGCGTCGGTGATACAGAACAACTTTTTCAGGAGTATAAGCGGAGCGGGGCATTTATTCGTCAAGAGCCCACAAATTTTTTCTGGGCTATGGAAATGCAAGTTGAAGATATTGATGGGAATGTAATTCGATTTGGCTCTGACCCGAAAAAGAATGAGCCTTATGGACCTTGGCTGGATATGGATGGTAAAATTTGGAAATGA